A region from the Acomys russatus chromosome 20, mAcoRus1.1, whole genome shotgun sequence genome encodes:
- the LOC127204218 gene encoding NADH dehydrogenase [ubiquinone] 1 alpha subcomplex subunit 3, translating to MAGRISAFLKNAWAKEPVLVVSFSVWGLAIIMPMISPYTKYAEMINRATPYNYPVPVRDDGNMPDIPSHPQDPQGPSLEWLKNL from the coding sequence ATGGCCGGGAGAATCTCCGCCTTCCTCAAGAATGCCTGGGCGAAGGAGCCGGTGCTGGTGGTGTCCTTCTCTGTCTGGGGCCTCGCTATAATTATGCCCATGATCAGCCCCTACACCAAGTATGCAGAAATGATCAACCGGGCCACACCCTACAACTACCCAGTGCCTGTGCGAGATGATGGGAACATGCCCGATATCCCCAGCCACCCCCAGGACCCTCAGGGCCCAAGCTTGGAATGGCTGAAGAACCTGTGA